The Maylandia zebra isolate NMK-2024a linkage group LG4, Mzebra_GT3a, whole genome shotgun sequence genome segment TTATTTGTTTATCCAACTTCCGTCATAgtgtctcttttttattttactgttcaGGAAGCTCACTTGGTTTTTCTAAGAAACTGCTTCTTCCACCTGATTATATGTTCAGATACTGAACAGTAAACTTAGTGCTAGTGCGTGGTTTAAGCTCCATCATCTGCTGCTGTTTATAAATATAAGGTCATCCAGCCTCTTTTACTGGTGCAGATGTGACTGCCCTATAATGACACTTTgcctttttctccctgtttgtgcttttgtaggAGCAGGCTTCATGGGTGTGCCGGTGCGAAGACCGTGTGGTCCAGCGGCTCGAGCAGGACTTCAAGCTGACCCTCCAGCAGCAGAACTCACTGGAGCAGTGGGCCGCGTGGCTTGACGGTGTGGTCTCCCAGGTCCTAAAGCCCTACCAACAGAGCCCTGCTTTCCCTAAAGCTGCCAAGCTCTTTCTGCTCAAGTGGTCCTTTTACAGGTGGGGAGCAGTCAGAAAGAATGAATTCCAAGTTCTGCCTCTCCTGACCTTTTCTGAgtccatttttatttgtgttgatAGATTTGATTTGGTTGGATCTTTATTCTCCTCTTTTGAGCTAAATGTCTGGTAAAAATGATGAAGGAGGAGTGTACGAGTGCACAATTTAGAGCTGAAGTATACAGGGCTAAAATGGCCTTTGTCAGTTTGCATTATTTTTTGTGATGTTGTATTCAGTTTGAGCTGCAGGCTTTAGTCCTGAAGTTAAAACAAACCTAGTCTGTACTTTGTTAAGTCATTGCTAACTGTAATAATCACAAGATAATCATCAAAACTGTCCAAATTTTAAATGactggattttttaaaattaacaaaACAAGAGAGCAGTTTAAAAAGTGATAACCAAGACAAGGACATAGAATACTTACAATAACAACACAAACTAGAAAACAATCACTAGGATAGTAGAGATAAAAGGATGAGTGTACTACTCATTATAACCATATTCCTAAATAAATGCTAAAAGTAACAGTAACAATAATCCTCATCCACCTCTATGCTGTAATCGTAAGTATGCATCCATATACCTTCCTATGCACATATGCCatagtgataaaaaaaaaaaaagcaaggatatgcatatatatatatatatgtgtgtgtgtgtgtgtgtgtgtgtgtgtgcacaggaccctcaagctcctaggcctctggtagagacatgagcttgaaggataaagatAAAGAAGGATAAAGGGCGAGTGGggaatttaatttatttatttatataaatatatataaaaccaAGCTCATCCCATAAGCAGGGTCTTAGTCAAGCAGGTCATTACAAGTCAGTTGCCATTCATTTGCCTCCTTTGGAGACTGGATGGAAATCCGAAGGCTCTGAATCGCTCTCAGACCTGTCTGGAATAAATAGCAGAGCTGAAATTTAAAATCCAAACCACCCCACATCACACAGCTTTATTGAAGGAACTTATCAAATACTCAAATTGAGTAAATAAGTCACCGACTCGACTTGTGGTGTCAACCTTGTCCCAGTAAAGCAATGAGATAGAGGAAAAAAGCAGTTTCTGTTTGTAAGTTAGAGAAGTGGTACATGTATGAAGAGTGGCTTGTTTCCCATTTCTGTTCCTCAGTTCCATGGTAATCAGAGACCTCACCCTGCGGAGTGCCGCCAGCTTCGGATCCTTTCACCTGATTCGTCTGCTATACGACGAGTACATGTACTACCTTATCGAGCACAGAGTGGCCCAGGCTAAAGGAGAGACCCCCATTGCTGTTATGGGAGAGGTATCAACATACACGGATCCAGAAATGCAAATACATTCATATAATAGTGTAAGCCACATTTACACCACTAACCAAATCCCCTCTTGCCATTAGTTTGCCAGCTTAGGCCGAGGTCTGAACCAGCTGGATCCGGATAAAGGTCTGCACTGATTCTGCTGTAGCTCGTCTTAACTGACACCTGTGCTCTAAGCTTTGCTGGTAACCATCTCTGTTATGCTGTCTGTTgtagaagaggaagaagaagaggaggaggagagtgatGAAGAAGGTCAGGAGCTGTCCCTTCCCTCAGACGGGGCCGTGCTCGGAGAGGAGTCTCTGGAGCCGCCTGCCAAGCTGGCCAGAACTGACCAGAGAGTTCTCTTCGCCACCGGGTCAGCTGACAACTAGCCGCAGTGTAAATGACATGTGCTgatctcacagacacacacgccgATGTACAAAGAACAGTAATTTATACCCCCTGACACCTGTATATAGAGCTTGTTGAGGTGCGCCCGCGTGCACTCTCGCTGCATATGGTTCTGTTTGCGTGCAGTCCTCAGGCACACACAATCAAAACACACTCAAGTCAGTAACTGCTGCTGCCCGGATGGCACAACCGCCTGTCGCCACCATTGATTACTCCCACAGTCAGTGGCGTTTTGTAACAGGACGTGGCTTCAGAAACCCAGGGTCTCTTGATGCAGAGAGGACCTTCAGTTGTATGaatctgtaaaaacaaaacaaactaaagcCAGGCACTTCTTTTCGTTTATCTCCTCATCGCGCCGCAGCCTCGCTGTTTTTCCCTCTCATTGCTGTAAAACGAATGCTCGCCCTCCCACCACTGTCACTGCCGTATCAAAGTGGTCTTTAAAAGGTACtgcggtgtgtttgtgtgcggaGCGGACCGTAAGCGGTGTTTGAATTTAGTCACTACTTCATTTACCGCTTTGTGGGAGCgtagggttttttgttgttgttgcttttttttttttttaaagacagcaggcgacttttttgtgtgtgtcagcttGTACGAGCACTGTGGTCACACCGCTCTGCTGTTATTTGTAGAGGCCGAGTGAACACGCGTTTTTACCCGGTCGTGCGCGTCTGTTTGCGTGACTCATGCCGAGTGGTGACTGTTGTGTAGATATTTTCTAGAGCATTcatggtttgattttttttttttgatggcgTGTGCAGATTTCCTGTGTGATTCACctgttaaaagacaaaaaagaaaaaagagaagctCTCGTGTTCTCGGAGTGCCTACCTCAGCTGCCACAAACACTTGTAAAGATGAAGCTCCAGCTGTGAAGTAGGAACTCCTGTTAGTTGCTGCAAGAAAaaaattctctttttttccttttttttaaaacaagaacATCTGGTTCccacgagagagagagaagtgccGTACGTGTACCATAGTTTATGTTTAAGTGCTTCAATCCTATCCACCCATTAAGTTCCTCTGTGCCCTCATTTGCCCTCGACTCGTTATGTTTTTGCCTTATTtcattctgtttctgttttttttccccacatttgtgtgtttctggGTGCCAAACCGGTTTGCTTTGATCCTCgctgatttttcttctttcttttgtttttttaagaactGTGCCTGAGTAAGAACGGTGATATACTTatattctactgtatatttaTCCACTATTTTGAATTTCGTTGTCACTAAGTGAACCTCTTGTGCAGTGTACGGTGCTGTGTTGTCACACATTGTAAGCGACCCTCGTGTGCATTATTGATTTGTGATTGTACGTTCGGTTATCGATCCTCTTTCATATCTGATGACTTTTCCACTCACAGGCTAAGTAAGGCCCTGCCTCTTTGCACATGTTGACTTTATTGtctaaaagtttttttgtttgttttttcccccctcacttTCTtcgaggtgtttttttttttttgtttgtttttttttttaaaacggtGAGATGGAGGCGTCAGATTTCATGCAAATGTCTCTCACCCCTCGGTGAGATTCAGAGAAATCGACCGAGGTGAGAGATCTGCTCAGTCCTCCACCACCGCTCATCTCATTCCCCTCGTCTcactatgttttttttctcactctcaTGCCCGATGGCTTTGTTTTGCTTCTAAAACACTGTTCATTGAGATCAGTTGTCATattcctttttcatttctgtcaataCTGTCTATAAATAGCGGTGCGTGTTTTTTCACAGGCATTGCCAGCCTCAAACCAGCACATCATCCTTTATACGAAGTCTAGCGCTACCACAGCTGAGTACATATCACTCCAGTCTTTTAATGATCTACAGCGTGCAGAATGGCCATTGTTTACCcactaaaaaaggaaaaaaatgttcgTCATTTTTATAGTGCGTTGTTTcttatgtacaaaacaaaatgagaaaaaaaaagatgttcagTGGCAGTGTTTTTTGAATTTTGGTCTGCTCTAAGTATGACTGTGCCTTTGGAGGTGGTAGAATGCAATTcagatgtttttaattttaaagataTAAATTAAAgaatttttaaaattactccGGATATCTCTCGTGGGTTTCTGAGTCTGATTTTATCATCTCTGTAGTCATTACCAGTGTAAGGGCGGGGTTACTGTCTGAAAAACAGTCACTTTCTTATTAAATTTGACACCcttggctgaaaaaaaaaaaaacaagaccgTGACTTCCTGGGCCACGCTCACACGAACACACTTGTCTGCTACCACTTCTGCTGCTGTATAAATAAGACACTGGAACAGGAAACGCAGAATACCTGAAACTCAAAAGTCAGCCTGCTTTAAGCAGAGCAGAAACGGATCAATTGTGCTGGCAACTTTTGACAGCTGGTAACCCGAGCGTGTTCACTGAGAACAGCAGAGGTGGAAGAATCAGAGGTACAGAGCAGAGAAAGATGTTATTGGTGCAGTGTTTCTGCATGTGCGAGGTCCCATGGTACACACAGGATTTTAAAGTTTTGCAATAAATAGCTGAGCAATATTCAGATAAAAGCAGAAAAGCGCAAGTAAATGACTGCAAAGTGTCATAAAGTGTCAAAGTACCATGAGTGGCCACACCTAATGAGGctcagagacacacaaacatgtcaTTTATGTCAAGAGACCCTCCTTTACGTATCACGTCAGGTAAGCTAACAGTGACCCCTAGTGGTGTTTTCCCTCAAGTGCTCTTTTATGGCTGGCAACAGCAGGGCatgtattataatataatacatgCCCTGCTGTTGCTGGGCATGTATATTATACTCTGcagccacttcattagttacTGGTTTGGAGCCACTATTGCTTTTTAAGCTGCCttaattcaacaaggtgctatAAACATTCCTCGCAGATGTTGGACCAtactgacatgatagcatcacacagttgcggAAAATTTGTCAGCTGTACATCCATGAATGAAATCATCCgtttcaccacatcccaaagatgtTCTAATGCActaagatctggtgactgtggaagcTATTAAAGTATAGTGAACTCATTGTAATGCTCAAGAAATGTTCTCATTCTCTAGAGATGTCTGTGTGGGGACAAGCTGAACAGATCAAAGTTCATAGTCACTTGAATCACCTTTTTCTCTGTTCTGATGCTcattttgaacttcagcaggtatTTTTGGCCACATCTAGATGCCTAAATATGTTGGGTTGCTGGCAtgcgattggctgattagatatgtGTTAACAAGTAGttaaacaggtgtacctaatgagtGCATTTGGTCCAAAAGCGACACAGACACGATATTCAAGATTTCAAAGTAGCTGATATATTTATTTCAGATCAGTGCTGCTGGTGGTCGTCTGTTTATAACAATCTCAACACAATATCAACCCAAAGGCAAGACTCGCAGCTGCCATTCAGAATACAAGAATCATACCTGATACGTCTCCGGAAGTGAAAACCAGCAGCTTTATATTGCTGAATATACAGTTTGTGTATATACAATATATGTTAAAGCAGGACACACTTGGAAGACTAAAGTTCAAACTTTTGCACAAACAATGACCGTGGAAGGAcaattaagaaagaaaaaaaaaaaaggcagcgtTTGTAAAAAAGCTTTACAAAATAAAGGAAGACAACATGCAACCTGGAGTCTGCACAAGCGGCAATGAACTGAGGGATAAATTGCTGTAGGAGAACTCAGCAGTACAATCTACACAAGAATATAACTACACTTTAAAGTCTCCATATGCCGCCATTCTGAGGTGTGCTGAAAGCCCTTCTGAACTTTCCAAATGATAAGAAATAACGATGATTACTCACAGAAAGCTGGCCAAATCTGAAAAGCTATCCCCCACCCAGCCCCATCTTTCCAGTTTAGCCTTTAGTCCACAGTAAGCCGGCCTTTTCTTCTAACCCAAAACTAAAGCGGTCAGGTGGAACAAACAGTTCACGAGATGGGACGTTTCAAGAGGCAAAAAGGTGTTGAGCGGTGcgatttaaaatgaacagaggcAATTAATACATTATTCACATTCGTGCTTCTGAACCTTGCAGCTCGGGGCTTCTTTTCATAAATCTAACCTGCGCACAGTCACCCAGATATACACGTGTTGAAACACCCTGCAAGCCTCTGCAGAGGAAGCAAAAAACCAATATGAGAAAATCAAATGAGGCATGTCTCCTCctgtgtctcacacacacacacacgaacacataTAACATGATTATAGTCCTAAAAGCTCTGTGCAAGTCAGTTAATACAACACTGGGATATGAAGGTGAGTACTTTAAAATGGGGCTACGGGATGACTGAGATGTGCTGAAAACTCTGTTAATGAAATAACCGCTCCGGGGCTCCCGTGAGTATTTAAATCTACGCTCAGGCAGCTCTGAGTAGCTCTGTGAAATGATCGAATTTAATCAGTCTTTTCCCTCCCGTCAGCGGCGAAGCACAGGAGCATCGGGTTCAGTTCACATTATTATCAAAAAAGGATCCAGATGATGTTCACATGTGGGGAAGCGTTTCACTTCTAGTTGCAACGGATACAATATATATGAATAAAGGGATCGATCCTGGCCTAAGACTTCAGAGCCCTCTTCTTTATCCCGTCTTCTGCCACGAACTCTCACTGCATCTAAAATACAGACGTTTGGAGGTGAGATGTGAGACGTGAGGAGGTAGattaacacacacagaaacaagacCTCGACGAGGCCGCTGCACCAACCTGTCCCTGCTGGGGATTGGCTGGCTGGCCGGAGGGCTGCTGTCCTGTTTGTCCATAGTACGCAGCCTGCTGCCTGTAGTACTCCGCCCAAGCTGCGCTGTAGTCCTGCTGGCCTCCCGTTGTGGATGCtgaacctcctcctcctcctgctgctgctgctcctggagCTGCAGGTGCTGTACCGGGTATAGAGCCGCCTGCCTGggctgagaaacagaaacagacacagacatgaaaaattaaacaacaacaacaaaattacaTAAATTACTACCTAACATATGCAACATACTCGTACCCATCTTCTTGTAGTACTCCTCCCAGGCCTTGGTGTAGTCCGGCTGGCCCCCCGGTGTCTGTGCAGCCTGGGTCTGGTCACCTGCGGCTTGGGCACCTCCAGCCTGGTTTGCGGGGTACGGGGCTGGCGCAGCCCCCGATGGCTGCTGGTAGTACTGAGCGTAGTAGGCCGCCCAGGCTGCATTGGGGTCATTGGCTGCTGCCTTGCCTAGAAAAGACGCAGGGTGGAGGGGGTGAGGTCCTCATAGGGTGAGGGTGAGCCCCTGCTACTGGCCTGGAGACCGGGCTTGGAGACCAGGGGGAGGAAACAGAGACAGGGTTAGAGCCAGAGCTGCTACAGATAAAGACACCGCATCTCATCACATTTCCATCAGAACTCCTGTTGACCttctcagattaaaaaaaaaaacaagtataaTGAGAAATAAGTGTGAGGGCTGAGCAGTAAACACTTAAAATCAGCAGAGGTGGTGAAGCCAGCAGTGACTCACTGGGGTCATGTGGTGGTTGAGGCTGCCACTGCTGGTAGGTGTTGCTCCAGCCCTGCGAGCTGTACTGGGGAGGACCTGGAGGACCACCACTGAGGAAAGAAGAAGCGCtttcttatttaaaaaaccaaaaaaaccaaaaacatctCAGGGTCATCGTCAGTTCTCTGAAATCTGCTTTAAAGCTGCAGCCACTCACTGTGGAGGTCCAGGAGCCCCAGGCGGTCCGGGGTTGTAGGGGTTTGGGCTGTAAGGAACCATTGGCCCAGCAGGACCTGGCCCAGCTGTCCCCGGGCCCACAGGACACAGTGGACCctgaaacacatcacatgatGCCACATGCCGAGTGTTCTTCTTGATCGGTAACTTAAGAAATAATAATTAAGAATAATGATAATCTAGAATGACAAGCACCTCGATCTTCTCCTCAATGAGCTGCTTGGCGTGGTCGATCTGCTGCGGGGACCCACGAATGATAAAAAGCTTAAAGTTGGGGTCTCCGTTGGGGGGTGGCTGTCGAGAGATTTCCACGAATGCCCCCGTCTGCTGGTTGATGGACTTGACGTTCTCTCCTCCTCTGCCAATCACAAGCCCACACTTTTGGGCGGGAATAGAGAAGGTCATTTCCCCTCCGGGGGGACCCCAACCGCCTTGTCCCCCACCTCGCCCCCTATTGCCTGAAGGCATTCCTGGAGGACCTGGGGGACCCTGTGGACAATTATACCACATTACTTCACATATGCCCAGTACGTCACAGCCTCTGGTGATTTTGCCTCATCTGACtacgttaaaaacaaacaaaaaaaaaacgaaacaaaaaaacaaggctAAGCACTTAATTtatccaaatatttatggacgTTATGATGTGAGGCCTTCATCTATTGATTTATGATGTTTTAGAGTGTGACAGCTGATCCGTACCCCCTGTCCCTCCTCTCTGACCCGGATGCTCTGCAGCAGGTCGTTGATGATCTGAGCCGCGTGCTCGCAGCGTTCAGGCGGACCGCTGATGTGTGCGATCTTATCTGGACCGGTCCCGTCATCTGGAAGGGATTTAAAAGTGCATTAAGCGTTTGGGATTAACACTAAATGAAATCAATCAGGTCAGCTTCCAGCACCGGTCAAAGTGAGAATTAACAGCTTTCTGTAAATTAGGATCTCAAAAAAAGTGCAAagtggtaaaaaacaaaaacaaacaaaaaagaaaacacgctAAAGGGTCATGCCAGGTGACGTTCTGATGTGACCATTGTTCTTGTAACACTGGATCTATGCAGGGATCCTTCTTTATCTGATTTTCTTTTCAACATACAAGTCAAATcaatagaagaagaaaaggagccAATTTTACCAGCTCTACACAACAGCTTACGCAAAAGGCAATCACACTGCCTGAGTAAAAGATTCACCTGATACAAAGGGGCAAAGTACAGCAGATGCACAGGCTGTCAGGCTAGACAGCGAGTTTGTGACGCTTCATTTGTAGGCAAACTTTTACCCCCTCAAAAAATATCACTGCAATGGAGAAACCTGGTAATTATGTGTTTTAGGGCTTGTACTTCCAGGGGATTTGTGCCACCTAAAGACTCTCTGATGGATGGCAGTGCCAGCTGCCAGCATCTGTTCTGGTACTAATAACATTCATATTGATTTTACTAAATTTACTAAATTAAGTGGTGGCAGCTAAATGAGACCAAAACAGAGGAAAGCAGAACGTCAGCAAATGCGAAAGACGTATAAATGAAGCCACAACGCCGTCGTCAGAGCGTCCCACCTTGTTTGAACTGTATCCTGACTCCGGCATCATTCTGAATTTTCTTGATCATCTCTCCATTGCGTCCAATGACCACACCCACCGAGTGTCGTGGTACTGGGATCtaatatgacaaaaaaaaaaaaaacacatctattGCTTCCTCTGTTTGTgatttggttaaaaaaatgtttttaaaaaccctCTGCAGTCACTTCCAGTCTTGCTCCGACACACAAACTTACATCCATGCCGCCTCCCATTCGGGAGCTGAATTCGCTTCTTTCGCTGTAGCCGCCTTGGTCTCTGTCCCTCAGAATCTCCTGCACCATCTCCTGGGCTTGCTGAAAAACCATTAAGGATCAGGAAGCTCGGCACTATGCCACATTTACTTAGACACAATAACAGGACTTTAAAGTTATACCTGGACTTTGTATGGGTCTCCAATAATGCGCAGAGGCTTGTCAACGTTGGGTCCCTGAGAGGCATCCTGGATTAGGATCATCTTGACCCCTGCACGCTCCTGCATCCAATAACACATAATGAAACATAATTATCAGCCATACGCACTTGAAAGTGTTTACCTACTCTGGAGTTGCCTCCACTTAGGCTTTTACTGGCACACTAACAGGCTAATTTGGCTATTTTATATACAGTGAGCTTAATGTATAAGAATTATACTATCTATTATAAATTAGAAACATTAAtggctttaaaatgaatgttgTGCTCCTCTTTAGTCCCACCCTTGCATGGTGCATGGATTGCTGCTATAAAGCATCAGGCTGACTGCTTTCAGTCTGCAGGAAAGCTCATGATCTTGCCCTGATCCAGTGTAAGACAAACCCAATTAAAAACCTCACATTCCTGTAGGATTAAATTAACTCAGACCTTTGCTGctattttaatgtgaaaatactGACTTTAAGAAAAAGGTTCAGATTTGGCCTAATCAACTCTGGTTGGGTCATGCTGACTTCTAAAAATGCTGAAGCAAAAAACATGAAACTTACCTGTAGCTGTTTGATGGTCTCTCCTCCCTTGCCGATGACTAGGCCGGCCTTGCCGGCTGGGATCATCATCTCATGAACTGCGCCGTTCTGCCCGTTGCTGGAGTCATGATaagaagaaagagggggagTACCTCTTCCTCGGGAGACTATCTCATTTAGCAGCCTCTTGGCTTTCCTAACCAAGGGAGGAGCTGATTGGTTActtcatttaagaaacacaTCACTCTAGTGTTTAGAATTAAGCACCAGACCGTTAAAACGCTTCCACATAAAACTGCAATGAGTGTATTTGTATGACGTCTAAAACTCACTGTATGGAGTCTTGTGTCCCTGTGAGGGAGACGTTTCTCTCTGGAAGACCTCCACTGTCTGCACAGGCAGAAAATGTTCATATTTAACAAACTGagcataaaaataataataatcagaagAAGTTTACACACACTCATCctgggcatgaatgtcatggtaatttcaggcttttaatcatttctttgaactgttctttatCCAGGGTGGTTAGtgactgtacagcatacacctttaatgacttaaaaaaatgtagtttcaatattttttcgatTTT includes the following:
- the LOC101471015 gene encoding far upstream element-binding protein 2 isoform X1, whose amino-acid sequence is MSEYNAVPPPVPGAPLPGQAAVGNGAGGAKKDAFADAVQRARQIAAKIGGDAGPPVNNSTAPDSFPFTAQKRQLEDTNTDEPDTKKLAAQSDLESAKALSIGAQLAALAQQRPTSTTEEYSVPDSMVGLIIGRGGEQINKIQQESGCKVQIAPDSGGLPERNVSLTGTQDSIQKAKRLLNEIVSRGRGTPPLSSYHDSSNGQNGAVHEMMIPAGKAGLVIGKGGETIKQLQERAGVKMILIQDASQGPNVDKPLRIIGDPYKVQQAQEMVQEILRDRDQGGYSERSEFSSRMGGGMDIPVPRHSVGVVIGRNGEMIKKIQNDAGVRIQFKQDDGTGPDKIAHISGPPERCEHAAQIINDLLQSIRVREEGQGGPPGPPGMPSGNRGRGGGQGGWGPPGGEMTFSIPAQKCGLVIGRGGENVKSINQQTGAFVEISRQPPPNGDPNFKLFIIRGSPQQIDHAKQLIEEKIEGPLCPVGPGTAGPGPAGPMVPYSPNPYNPGPPGAPGPPHGGPPGPPQYSSQGWSNTYQQWQPQPPHDPSKAAANDPNAAWAAYYAQYYQQPSGAAPAPYPANQAGGAQAAGDQTQAAQTPGGQPDYTKAWEEYYKKMAQAGGSIPGTAPAAPGAAAAGGGGGSASTTGGQQDYSAAWAEYYRQQAAYYGQTGQQPSGQPANPQQGQMQ
- the LOC101471015 gene encoding far upstream element-binding protein 2 isoform X2: MSEYNAVPPPVPGAPLPGQAAVGNGAGGAKKDAFADAVQRARQIAAKIGGDAGPPVNNSTAPDSFPFTAQKRQLEDTNTDEPDTKKLAAQSDLESAKALSIGAQLAALAQQRPTSTTEEYSVPDSMVGLIIGRGGEQINKIQQESGCKVQIAPDSGGLPERNVSLTGTQDSIQKAKRLLNEIVSRGRGTPPLSSYHDSSNGQNGAVHEMMIPAGKAGLVIGKGGETIKQLQERAGVKMILIQDASQGPNVDKPLRIIGDPYKVQQAQEMVQEILRDRDQGGYSERSEFSSRMGGGMDIPVPRHSVGVVIGRNGEMIKKIQNDAGVRIQFKQDDGTGPDKIAHISGPPERCEHAAQIINDLLQSIRVREEGQGGPPGPPGMPSGNRGRGGGQGGWGPPGGEMTFSIPAQKCGLVIGRGGENVKSINQQTGAFVEISRQPPPNGDPNFKLFIIRGSPQQIDHAKQLIEEKIEGPLCPVGPGTAGPGPAGPMVPYSPNPYNPGPPGAPGPPHGGPPGPPQYSSQGWSNTYQQWQPQPPHDPTRSPGQ